One Chryseobacterium wanjuense genomic region harbors:
- the pnuC gene encoding nicotinamide riboside transporter PnuC — protein sequence MNLYDLFVKPYESYTTFQIFLESFAAVFGILSVYFSIKKNIWLYPTGIVSTLIYVYILFNFGLLGDCMINGYYTVMSVYGWVLWAKSSEDHIHVDVTWASKKEWMYGILLFALSLILVTVIYYYKPYIDNQFSMEGTNLGLYHLDWGNWLDVITTSIFLVGMWFMAKRRIENWIFWIIGDFICMPMMIYKGLGITSVQYLVFTIMAILGYVSWKKSLKKKSL from the coding sequence ATGAATTTATACGATCTTTTCGTAAAGCCCTACGAAAGCTATACAACGTTCCAAATTTTCTTAGAATCGTTTGCTGCGGTCTTCGGAATTCTGAGTGTTTATTTTTCCATTAAAAAAAATATCTGGCTCTATCCTACCGGAATTGTTTCTACCTTAATCTATGTATACATTCTTTTTAATTTCGGATTGCTGGGAGATTGTATGATAAACGGTTATTATACGGTGATGAGCGTATATGGATGGGTCTTGTGGGCGAAGAGTTCTGAAGATCATATCCATGTAGATGTAACATGGGCTTCAAAGAAAGAATGGATGTACGGGATTTTACTTTTTGCATTAAGTTTAATCTTAGTAACTGTAATCTATTATTACAAACCTTATATTGATAATCAGTTTTCGATGGAAGGGACAAACTTAGGATTGTATCATCTGGATTGGGGAAATTGGTTGGATGTAATCACCACTTCAATATTTTTAGTCGGGATGTGGTTTATGGCCAAAAGGCGCATTGAGAACTGGATTTTCTGGATTATCGGAGATTTTATCTGTATGCCGATGATGATTTATAAGGGACTTGGAATCACTTCGGTGCAATATTTGGTATTTACTATAATGGCGATCTTAGGATACGTCAGTTGGAAAAAAAGTTTAAAGAAAAAAAGTTTATAA
- the dapF gene encoding diaminopimelate epimerase: protein MEFYKYQGTGNDFVMIDNRDLQFPKEKDIIEKLCDRRFGIGADGLILLENEPNYDFKMVYYNSDGGESTMCGNGGRCLVAFAFFLDIFEDKCKFIAIDGEHEAEIHNGVVKLKMIDVEAISNDGTDTVMNTGSPHYVKYVEDLVNYNVFAEGHGIRNSENYKEKGINVNFVEKITDDEIFVRTYERGVEDETYSCGTGVTASALTFLQKNNLISVKVKTLGGNLKVHAEKNGNSFQNIWLEGPAKQVFRGKIDLI from the coding sequence ATGGAATTTTATAAATATCAAGGCACGGGAAATGATTTTGTAATGATCGACAACCGCGATCTGCAGTTTCCTAAAGAAAAAGACATCATCGAAAAATTGTGTGACAGACGTTTCGGAATCGGAGCGGATGGTCTTATTTTGCTGGAAAATGAGCCGAATTATGATTTTAAAATGGTGTATTACAACTCAGACGGCGGAGAAAGTACGATGTGTGGGAATGGCGGAAGATGCCTTGTCGCTTTTGCTTTTTTCCTTGATATTTTTGAAGATAAATGCAAGTTTATCGCCATCGACGGAGAACATGAAGCGGAAATTCATAATGGTGTTGTAAAATTAAAAATGATCGACGTAGAAGCCATTTCCAACGACGGAACAGATACTGTGATGAATACCGGTTCGCCACATTATGTAAAATATGTTGAAGATCTGGTAAATTATAATGTTTTTGCAGAAGGACACGGCATCAGAAATTCGGAAAATTATAAAGAAAAAGGAATCAATGTGAATTTTGTGGAAAAAATTACGGATGATGAAATTTTCGTAAGAACCTATGAACGAGGCGTTGAGGACGAAACGTACAGCTGCGGAACAGGAGTTACAGCTTCGGCTTTAACTTTTTTACAAAAAAACAATCTAATCTCTGTAAAAGTTAAGACTTTGGGAGGAAACCTTAAAGTACATGCTGAAAAAAACGGAAATTCTTTCCAGAACATCTGGTTGGAAGGTCCTGCAAAACAGGTTTTTAGAGGAAAAATTGACCTTATTTAA
- the mltG gene encoding endolytic transglycosylase MltG: MKKAILIIILLVLVVGGFFGFRFYKKYYGNNIEKDGYVLIPHNAGFKQILDSAAKYVDNKESFESVAKEKGLDKYFKAGRYHFQKGMGNANLVNMIKAGNQTENSFRIGDFGDIYQMVGKVTKKTEQDSLQFVNDFNAIAVEKGYRNAEDLKKYFFIDTYNFFWTVTPKEFFKKFDDQYNEFWNSERKAKEQQSGLTRDQIYALASIVYKESGGKKDEMKTIAGLYLNRYRKGMKLQSDPTVIYAINKQTNFKESIKRVFYKHLSTPSPYNTYANAGIPPGPICIVDKNSVDAVLNAEKNDYIFMCADPARFGYHKFTASAEQHAINAKAYQEWLNSKNIK, from the coding sequence ATGAAAAAAGCTATTCTCATTATCATCCTGCTTGTATTGGTAGTAGGCGGATTTTTTGGTTTTAGATTTTATAAAAAATACTACGGAAACAACATCGAAAAAGACGGATATGTTCTGATCCCTCACAATGCAGGCTTCAAACAAATCCTGGATTCTGCGGCAAAATATGTCGACAATAAAGAATCTTTCGAATCTGTAGCCAAAGAAAAAGGATTGGATAAATATTTCAAAGCGGGGCGCTATCACTTCCAGAAAGGAATGGGCAATGCCAATTTGGTGAATATGATCAAGGCCGGAAACCAAACCGAAAATAGCTTTAGAATAGGTGATTTTGGGGACATTTATCAGATGGTGGGTAAAGTAACCAAGAAAACAGAACAGGATTCTTTACAATTTGTGAATGACTTTAATGCCATCGCTGTCGAAAAAGGCTACCGTAATGCGGAAGATCTTAAAAAATATTTCTTCATTGATACCTACAACTTCTTCTGGACGGTAACTCCGAAAGAATTTTTCAAAAAATTTGATGACCAGTACAATGAATTTTGGAACAGTGAAAGAAAGGCAAAAGAACAGCAATCGGGCTTAACGAGAGACCAAATCTATGCTTTGGCATCTATTGTTTACAAAGAATCCGGAGGCAAGAAAGACGAAATGAAAACCATTGCAGGATTATATCTGAACCGCTACAGAAAAGGAATGAAACTGCAGTCTGATCCTACCGTGATCTATGCCATTAATAAACAGACCAACTTCAAAGAATCTATCAAAAGGGTTTTTTATAAGCATTTGTCTACACCATCCCCTTACAATACCTACGCCAATGCAGGAATTCCTCCGGGACCGATCTGTATCGTGGATAAAAATTCTGTAGATGCCGTTTTAAATGCTGAAAAGAACGACTACATCTTCATGTGTGCAGATCCTGCGAGATTCGGATATCACAAATTTACAGCAAGTGCTGAACAACACGCCATCAATGCAAAAGCATATCAAGAATGGCTTAATTCTAAAAATATAAAATAA
- a CDS encoding TonB-dependent receptor domain-containing protein, giving the protein MNQTEIINIFTKKTLGLTFVLSAAAFAFAQEKVGISGSVVNKNNQPVPYASVTFSNKANKLFSDAALTDEKGQYSVNLAPGNYDISIEAIDYKKSVLNKQITAAGNIGAFSIDPEVSATNTKTTEIQGVTITAQSTKPYKVELDKRTYDPSQDIVSKGGNLQDVLSNVPSVSVDTDGTVSMRGSSNVKFLINGKPSALLGIDDGANALQSIPADQIEKIEVITNPSSKFEASGTAGILNIILKKNKKTGFNGSVTGTLGYLPQTNLNTNLSWRKGKFTWFLNGGGGYRESKNTSRNNAWYTSGPIKQTDNESITNSQNNNYNASGGLTFDITDKTSVNASGTVRTFDNESDGNVTYYDYLTDNSTAFRQRTNTGRGNNLAFQGDFGLDHKFDDKGQNIALSLSLQRNRSNNDTDIFDTENYDFKLRDLVNQKTINKSVIGKADYELPIGENSKIEAGYRLDINTNDYNNDVLETEDLATPLSYLNKYTYDATYKETFNAFYLQFKSKIGNFGYQLGLRDELSNVDIYYKNLEPNKPALNSNKNYNNLFPTIYLSYEFAKDNQLLLNYTKRIDRPRSFFMIPNPSYSDNQNIFDGNIDLNPSYVDSYEFGYSISKKNFTINPTLYYRHTTDDVKMVVYNQFDADIQLNTFHTLPVNLGTDDRYGLDFNFNWDATKWLRFMGNVDLFGYKTSGTYFDASKMSEPLYFDGSGFSSRARLTSTFKVDKTFNFQIQGFYRGGQKTQSLDRKDMYAISFGASKTVMKGNGTISFNIQDIFNTRAMQSTAYGPNYIRDSYMQWQPRQFALSFTYRFKQGEKIEPPKKKKDINSNATGDDQQGGPM; this is encoded by the coding sequence ATGAATCAGACGGAAATCATTAACATTTTTACAAAAAAAACCTTAGGGCTTACTTTTGTACTTTCGGCGGCAGCTTTTGCCTTTGCACAGGAGAAGGTAGGTATTTCGGGGTCGGTTGTCAACAAGAACAATCAGCCCGTTCCTTATGCTTCTGTTACGTTCAGTAATAAAGCAAATAAACTGTTCAGCGATGCTGCTCTTACCGATGAGAAAGGACAATACAGCGTTAATCTGGCTCCCGGAAACTACGATATCAGCATTGAAGCAATCGATTACAAAAAAAGTGTTCTTAATAAGCAGATCACAGCAGCAGGCAACATCGGAGCATTTTCCATTGACCCGGAAGTAAGTGCAACGAATACAAAAACCACTGAAATTCAAGGAGTAACGATCACTGCACAATCTACCAAGCCTTATAAGGTTGAATTAGATAAAAGAACCTATGACCCGTCTCAGGATATCGTAAGTAAAGGAGGAAATCTTCAGGATGTTCTTTCTAATGTACCTTCGGTTTCTGTGGATACAGACGGTACAGTTTCTATGAGAGGAAGTTCGAATGTAAAATTTTTAATTAACGGAAAACCTTCTGCCCTTCTTGGCATCGACGACGGAGCCAATGCTCTGCAAAGTATCCCTGCCGATCAGATTGAAAAAATTGAGGTGATCACCAACCCTTCTTCAAAATTTGAGGCGAGCGGAACTGCGGGGATTTTGAATATTATTTTAAAGAAAAACAAGAAAACCGGTTTCAACGGAAGTGTAACGGGGACTTTGGGATATCTTCCGCAAACGAATTTAAATACTAATTTAAGCTGGAGAAAAGGTAAATTCACTTGGTTTTTAAATGGCGGTGGCGGCTACAGAGAGTCTAAAAATACAAGCAGAAATAATGCATGGTATACTAGCGGTCCCATTAAACAAACAGATAATGAATCCATTACGAACAGCCAAAATAATAACTATAATGCTTCCGGAGGTTTAACATTCGATATTACTGACAAAACTTCTGTCAACGCTTCAGGAACCGTAAGAACTTTTGATAATGAAAGTGATGGTAACGTTACCTACTATGATTATTTGACGGATAATAGTACAGCTTTCAGACAAAGAACTAACACCGGAAGAGGGAATAACCTTGCTTTTCAGGGCGACTTCGGATTGGATCATAAATTTGATGACAAAGGTCAAAATATTGCACTTTCATTAAGTTTACAAAGAAACCGTTCAAATAACGACACTGATATTTTTGATACTGAAAACTATGATTTTAAACTTAGAGATCTGGTAAACCAGAAAACTATTAATAAATCTGTCATTGGAAAAGCTGATTATGAGCTTCCTATCGGAGAAAATTCAAAAATCGAAGCGGGATACAGATTGGATATTAATACCAACGATTATAATAACGATGTATTAGAAACTGAAGATCTGGCCACTCCTCTATCATATCTTAATAAATATACTTATGATGCGACTTATAAGGAAACATTCAATGCTTTCTATTTACAGTTTAAGAGCAAAATAGGCAATTTTGGGTATCAGTTAGGTTTGAGGGATGAGCTTTCTAATGTAGATATTTATTATAAAAATTTAGAGCCGAATAAGCCTGCATTAAATTCTAATAAAAACTATAATAACTTATTTCCAACGATTTATTTAAGCTACGAATTTGCAAAGGATAATCAGTTGTTATTGAACTATACGAAAAGAATTGACCGTCCCCGTTCATTCTTTATGATTCCGAATCCTAGCTATAGCGATAATCAGAATATTTTTGACGGAAATATTGATCTAAATCCGTCGTATGTAGATTCATACGAGTTTGGTTACAGTATTTCTAAAAAGAATTTTACCATTAATCCCACTCTATATTACAGACATACGACAGATGATGTAAAAATGGTGGTTTATAACCAATTTGATGCTGATATACAATTAAATACATTCCATACGTTACCCGTTAATTTAGGTACGGATGACAGATACGGTCTGGATTTTAATTTCAACTGGGATGCTACAAAATGGTTAAGATTTATGGGAAATGTCGATTTATTCGGATATAAAACAAGTGGAACTTATTTTGATGCAAGTAAAATGTCTGAGCCATTATACTTTGATGGTAGCGGATTCTCTTCAAGAGCAAGATTAACGTCTACATTCAAAGTTGATAAGACTTTTAACTTCCAGATTCAAGGATTTTACAGAGGAGGACAAAAAACTCAAAGTTTAGACAGAAAAGACATGTATGCCATAAGTTTTGGAGCTTCTAAAACCGTTATGAAAGGAAACGGAACTATCAGCTTCAACATTCAGGATATTTTTAATACCAGAGCGATGCAGTCTACAGCGTATGGTCCTAACTATATCAGAGATTCTTACATGCAGTGGCAGCCAAGACAATTTGCGCTATCATTTACTTACAGATTTAAGCAAGGTGAAAAAATTGAGCCGCCTAAGAAGAAAAAAGACATCAACTCCAATGCAACCGGAGACGATCAGCAAGGCGGACCAATGTAA
- a CDS encoding adenylyltransferase/cytidyltransferase family protein — protein MKTQKIGITFSSFDLLHAGHIKMLEEAKTVCDYLIVGLQIDPSHDRPNKNKPTQTIVERYIQLKAVNAVDEIIPYYTEEDLEDILKSFVIDVRIIGDDYMDRDFTGKKYCEDKGIEIYYNKRDHRFSSSDLRKRIYEAEKTKVSKPETVK, from the coding sequence ATGAAAACACAGAAAATAGGCATCACGTTTTCATCGTTTGATTTGCTTCATGCCGGCCATATTAAAATGCTGGAAGAGGCAAAAACGGTTTGTGATTACCTTATCGTGGGTCTGCAGATTGATCCCTCTCATGATCGTCCCAACAAGAATAAACCTACTCAGACTATTGTAGAGAGATATATTCAGTTGAAGGCGGTAAATGCAGTTGACGAAATTATTCCATACTATACGGAAGAAGATCTTGAAGATATCCTAAAATCTTTCGTAATTGATGTAAGAATTATCGGAGACGATTATATGGACAGAGATTTCACAGGAAAAAAATACTGCGAAGACAAAGGTATTGAGATCTATTACAACAAAAGAGATCACAGGTTTTCCTCGAGTGATTTAAGAAAAAGAATTTACGAAGCGGAAAAAACCAAAGTTTCGAAACCTGAAACAGTAAAATAA
- the galE gene encoding UDP-glucose 4-epimerase GalE codes for MAILVTGGLGYIGSHTVVELLNDNFEVVIVDDLSNSERFILKNIEEITGKKPVFYPFDLKRKELLTQVFDAHQIEGCINFAASKAVGESQLKPVDYYENNLFSVINILQEFKERGISNFIFSSSCTVYGQADTMPIDENTPLKMPESVYGKTKQMGEEILMDFAKAYHRKISLLRYFNPIGAHPSAKIGELPIGVPNNLVPYVMQTAAGIREKLSIWGNDYPTEDGTAVRDYIYVVDLAKAHVAALKRLMNDQSEETKIDIYNLGTGKGSSVLEVVKAFETANNVEVPYQICDRREGDITIAYANVNKAERELGWKSETSLEEALRTVWQWQKYLESRTP; via the coding sequence ATGGCAATACTCGTAACAGGAGGTCTTGGATATATCGGTTCGCACACGGTGGTAGAACTGTTGAATGATAATTTTGAAGTCGTTATTGTAGATGACTTATCCAATTCTGAAAGGTTTATTTTAAAAAATATTGAAGAAATTACGGGTAAAAAGCCTGTTTTTTATCCTTTCGATTTAAAAAGAAAAGAGCTTCTGACTCAGGTTTTTGATGCTCATCAAATCGAAGGATGCATCAACTTTGCAGCTTCAAAAGCGGTCGGCGAAAGTCAACTGAAACCGGTGGATTATTATGAAAATAATTTGTTTTCGGTAATCAATATTTTACAGGAATTTAAAGAAAGAGGAATTTCAAACTTTATTTTTAGTTCATCTTGTACGGTTTACGGTCAGGCAGATACGATGCCGATTGATGAAAATACCCCGCTCAAAATGCCCGAAAGTGTTTATGGAAAAACAAAACAGATGGGCGAAGAAATTCTGATGGATTTTGCAAAAGCGTATCACCGAAAAATTTCGTTATTAAGATATTTTAATCCGATCGGGGCACATCCTTCAGCAAAAATTGGTGAATTGCCTATTGGGGTTCCAAATAATTTAGTACCTTACGTTATGCAAACTGCTGCAGGAATTCGTGAAAAGCTAAGTATTTGGGGGAATGATTATCCTACGGAAGACGGAACGGCAGTGCGCGATTATATCTATGTTGTAGATCTTGCAAAGGCTCACGTTGCGGCTTTAAAAAGATTAATGAATGATCAGTCTGAAGAAACAAAGATTGATATTTACAATCTTGGAACAGGAAAAGGATCTTCTGTTTTGGAAGTGGTAAAAGCTTTTGAAACAGCAAATAATGTAGAAGTTCCTTACCAGATTTGTGACAGGAGAGAAGGGGATATTACCATCGCTTATGCCAATGTAAACAAAGCGGAAAGAGAACTCGGCTGGAAGTCTGAAACTTCTTTGGAAGAGGCTTTAAGAACTGTTTGGCAATGGCAAAAATATTTGGAATCGAGAACTCCATAA
- a CDS encoding DegT/DnrJ/EryC1/StrS family aminotransferase has protein sequence MKKIQMVDLQSQYYKIKNEVDNAVLNVMDSAAFINGPEVKSFQNELESYLEVKNVIPCANGTDALQIALMALDLQEGDEIITADFTFAATVEVIHLLKLKSVLVDVDYDTFTISTEAIKKAITPRTKAIIPVHIFGQCADMEEILKIAEEHNLYVIEDNAQAIGSEYTFSDGTVRQAGTMSTVGTTSFFPSKNLGCYGDGGAIFTNNDELAHRLRGIVNHGMYERYYHDEVGVNSRLDSIQAAVLRKKLPHLDTYNEARRKAADYYDEAFAGHENILTPKRAENSTHVFHQYTLRILNGKRNDLQKFLTEKDIPAMIYYPVALRKQKAYYQESNDADFVNTDKLLDQVISLPMHTELDDEQLKYITDAVLEFMK, from the coding sequence ATGAAAAAAATTCAGATGGTTGACTTACAAAGTCAGTATTACAAAATAAAAAATGAAGTAGATAATGCAGTTTTAAATGTAATGGATTCGGCGGCTTTTATCAATGGCCCGGAAGTAAAGTCTTTCCAGAATGAATTGGAATCTTATTTGGAAGTAAAAAACGTCATTCCTTGTGCAAACGGCACGGATGCTCTTCAGATTGCCCTAATGGCGCTGGATCTGCAGGAAGGCGATGAAATTATCACGGCAGATTTTACATTTGCTGCGACAGTGGAAGTTATACATTTGCTGAAACTTAAATCTGTTTTGGTAGATGTAGATTATGATACATTTACGATTTCAACAGAAGCGATTAAAAAAGCGATCACTCCAAGAACAAAAGCAATTATTCCTGTTCATATTTTCGGACAATGTGCGGATATGGAGGAAATTTTAAAAATTGCTGAAGAACACAATTTATATGTAATCGAGGATAATGCACAGGCCATCGGTTCTGAATATACTTTTTCTGACGGTACAGTGAGACAGGCAGGAACGATGTCTACCGTGGGAACAACGTCTTTCTTTCCATCGAAAAACTTAGGATGTTATGGTGATGGTGGAGCGATTTTCACAAATAATGATGAATTAGCACATCGTTTAAGAGGAATTGTAAACCATGGAATGTACGAAAGATATTATCACGATGAGGTTGGGGTTAATTCAAGATTGGATAGTATTCAGGCGGCGGTTTTGAGAAAAAAACTTCCTCATTTGGATACGTACAACGAAGCAAGAAGAAAGGCAGCCGATTATTATGACGAAGCTTTTGCCGGTCACGAAAATATTTTAACTCCAAAAAGAGCGGAAAATTCCACGCACGTATTTCACCAATATACATTAAGAATCCTAAACGGAAAACGTAATGATTTGCAAAAATTCTTAACTGAAAAAGATATTCCGGCAATGATTTATTATCCTGTAGCATTGAGAAAGCAAAAAGCGTATTATCAGGAAAGTAACGATGCAGATTTTGTAAACACAGACAAGCTTCTGGATCAGGTGATTTCTTTACCGATGCACACAGAATTGGATGATGAGCAGTTGAAGTATATTACGGATGCTGTGTTGGAATTTATGAAATAA
- a CDS encoding S8/S53 family peptidase, with the protein MKKILLFCLLAGYSSVFSQTSLVFVYFKDKPNKVAFYANPLSELSQKSLNRRTALGIALNDQDAPIEQSYIQNIQTLGFTVTDYSKWLNGVAVNATPAQVSTLQAQTYVQSVESFAKNSSTVPKFKNVNKWDNPNSSTDKNLTVFDYGSGSAQIDQVNLRPLHLAGYTGTGVTIAVIDTGFPTVDTGSAYSRLWTNSHIKGGYDFVTKSTDIYNASLNNHGSVVLGAIGGYIQNTFVGSAPDADFYLYRSENAAVEVPEEELYWIEAAEEADRKGVDLITSSLGYATFDDPKYSYTYANMNGTTSFIARAAEIAVNKGIFVLAAAGNSGVLPWHYILTPADNAKVFTIGSVDSAGASSNFSSYGPNSAGVVKPDASARGTATTTVMNNTTITVNGTSIATPIAAGGVACLIQAFSTMNRDLMRDKLRQTASLYPNHTDQMGFGILNFGSLYNNVLNTSDLVKKEKLSIFPNPVKNILNIATESEVLSLEVYDNLGRLITKVNDQKSVKVEDFSKGVYYLKIQTKDKVYYEKFIKE; encoded by the coding sequence ATGAAAAAAATTTTACTCTTTTGTCTATTAGCGGGTTACTCCTCTGTTTTTTCGCAGACGTCGCTTGTTTTTGTTTATTTTAAAGACAAACCCAACAAGGTCGCATTTTACGCAAATCCGTTATCGGAATTGTCCCAAAAATCCCTCAACCGCCGTACAGCACTGGGAATTGCACTGAACGACCAGGATGCACCGATCGAACAATCATATATCCAAAATATCCAGACCCTGGGTTTTACGGTGACTGATTATTCAAAATGGCTGAATGGTGTTGCCGTAAATGCGACTCCGGCTCAGGTTTCAACGCTTCAGGCTCAGACTTATGTGCAGTCTGTGGAAAGTTTTGCTAAAAATTCTTCTACCGTTCCTAAATTTAAAAATGTAAATAAATGGGACAATCCTAACAGCTCGACCGATAAGAATTTAACCGTATTTGATTACGGCTCAGGTTCTGCTCAGATTGATCAGGTGAATCTTCGCCCGCTTCATTTGGCAGGATATACCGGAACCGGAGTCACTATCGCAGTGATTGATACCGGATTTCCGACTGTAGATACAGGTTCTGCTTATTCAAGGTTATGGACAAACAGCCATATCAAAGGCGGTTATGATTTTGTCACAAAAAGCACGGATATTTACAATGCTTCTTTAAATAATCACGGCTCTGTAGTCTTGGGAGCAATTGGAGGATATATTCAGAATACTTTTGTGGGTTCTGCTCCGGATGCAGATTTTTACCTTTACCGAAGTGAAAATGCAGCTGTAGAAGTTCCTGAAGAAGAGCTTTACTGGATTGAAGCAGCGGAAGAAGCCGACAGAAAAGGCGTTGATCTTATTACATCCTCTCTGGGATATGCCACTTTCGACGACCCGAAATACAGCTACACCTACGCCAACATGAACGGAACCACTTCATTCATTGCAAGAGCTGCCGAAATTGCGGTAAATAAAGGAATTTTTGTTTTAGCGGCAGCCGGAAATTCCGGAGTGCTGCCATGGCATTACATTTTGACACCGGCGGATAATGCCAAAGTTTTCACAATTGGCTCAGTGGATTCTGCAGGAGCTTCTTCCAACTTTTCATCATACGGACCTAATTCGGCGGGTGTTGTAAAACCGGATGCCAGTGCAAGAGGAACAGCAACAACTACTGTTATGAACAACACGACCATCACAGTGAACGGAACTTCAATTGCCACCCCTATCGCTGCTGGTGGAGTTGCCTGTCTGATTCAGGCTTTTTCTACCATGAACAGAGATTTGATGAGAGATAAATTAAGACAAACCGCTTCATTATATCCCAATCATACAGATCAAATGGGTTTTGGAATTTTAAATTTCGGAAGCCTTTACAATAATGTTCTGAACACATCCGATTTAGTAAAAAAAGAAAAACTCTCCATTTTCCCGAATCCTGTTAAAAATATTCTGAATATCGCCACTGAAAGTGAAGTTCTTTCGTTGGAAGTTTATGATAATTTAGGAAGATTAATTACAAAAGTTAATGATCAAAAATCAGTAAAAGTTGAAGATTTTTCGAAAGGAGTTTATTATTTGAAAATCCAGACGAAGGATAAGGTTTATTATGAGAAATTTATAAAAGAATAA
- a CDS encoding helix-turn-helix domain-containing protein: MLNTKIIGDKIVKARKESNMSQAQLSELLFISPQAIGKWERGESIPDLITFNRLAEILGVDLNYFSESFHSSANEISSDKLSEKQTDELSFEKEDKKPKWDMSLGNWVDADFSGLKNLNEKFGASNMQCCKFVGSDLSHLILKNNNVDLCDFSKSEIRNSRIQSSNLANNTFKSCSLNETEFSKSYVAGCDFTDADFTGVMLKDGGFEKNIIAESIWKRTSFMNTHLADLVFEGKLDDCYFENCKFTRVTFQHSVLSNTFFKNNNLKKVQFIDCQADRITYEFLKSGKADISGITLLTQ; this comes from the coding sequence ATGTTAAACACTAAAATCATTGGCGATAAAATCGTCAAAGCACGAAAAGAGAGCAATATGTCTCAGGCACAACTTTCCGAACTTTTATTTATCAGTCCGCAGGCAATTGGAAAATGGGAACGCGGAGAATCTATTCCTGATCTTATTACATTCAATCGGCTTGCAGAAATTTTAGGAGTTGATCTGAATTATTTTTCAGAAAGCTTTCATTCTTCTGCAAATGAAATTAGCTCCGATAAACTTTCGGAAAAACAAACCGACGAATTATCCTTCGAAAAAGAGGATAAAAAGCCTAAATGGGATATGTCACTGGGAAATTGGGTGGATGCCGACTTTTCCGGATTGAAAAATCTTAACGAAAAATTTGGTGCCTCAAATATGCAGTGTTGTAAATTTGTTGGTTCAGATCTTTCCCATCTTATTCTAAAAAATAATAATGTTGATCTTTGTGATTTTTCAAAATCTGAGATTCGCAACAGCCGCATTCAGAGTTCTAATTTGGCTAACAATACATTTAAAAGTTGTTCCCTGAATGAAACAGAATTTTCTAAAAGCTACGTTGCGGGCTGCGATTTCACGGACGCCGATTTTACAGGAGTAATGTTAAAAGATGGCGGTTTTGAGAAAAATATCATCGCTGAATCTATCTGGAAGCGTACTTCTTTCATGAATACACACCTTGCCGACCTCGTTTTTGAAGGCAAATTAGATGATTGCTATTTTGAAAACTGCAAATTCACAAGAGTGACCTTTCAACATTCGGTACTCAGTAACACATTTTTTAAAAATAATAATCTAAAAAAAGTACAGTTTATCGATTGTCAGGCAGACAGGATAACTTATGAGTTCCTAAAAAGCGGGAAAGCAGATATCAGCGGAATCACTTTATTAACTCAATAA